The segment CCCAAGTTGCTGTTCCGACCAAATACGCTTGCATGGACACTCTTCCCGTCGATAGTGCCCTGTCGAGAATAGTACCCTGAGGAGTCCCCGTCCTGAAAACCTGACCCTCAATCCTGCCAACTGATCTCAAGTTGCTCACGGGCCAATTGAGGCGTTCAGCGGCAAGACAGCGAGAGACTCCGCAGAACTCCTGCCTGCTCCATCCGCCTCGCGTCAGTCTCCCTTCGCTCTGACGCACTCCGCACTGGCCCGCTCATAACGAATTCGGCACGCTGGTTCACTTCTTCCTCATCCGTAGTTGGCAATCTAGAGCGCATTCCAGAAAACCGTAGCGTGTTCTGGCGGCGTAGCCTGCTGTATTTAAGGGTTTTTCGGGAACGATAGCCGCCACTCTTATCCTGGACAGGATCTAATTGGTTACAAAAGGCGAAAGCAGACTCAATGAGTAATCGTCCGATCTGGCGACGCCTCCGGCTTATTGTTTAAGCAAGTTATTCGATACACGGCTTGGTGCCAGCAAGATTCACAGCCACGAGAGCTACTCAGTGTACTGTGATTGCAGATACTCGACGGCATCCAGGAGATCAGGAAACTGTTTCCACAGTTGGTCCAGGTTTGAGATCCGAATGACCTCTTCGCAATGCTCTTGCAGAGAACAGAGCACTAACTCGCCTTCCCTTTTACGCAACTGATGCCAGACCCGAAACAGGATCTCCAGAAAGGAAGAACCGAAATAGGTGACGCCGCTAAGATCGATCACCAGTAAGGGAGGTTCCATATTTCGGGCGAGATCAATCAACTGTGTACTCATCTCGTAAATATGGAGTTCGTCCAGAGAACGAAATCGTTCTTTGACCGATAGAATGGTAATATCGTCCTGGTGGGAGACATTGAAAGCTGTAGCTTGTGGATCGTTCATTACCATTCACCTACCAACAAAGAAATCCCCCATTGCCTCAGCAACAGTGAACTTCATCAAGATGGAGTCAGGAGGAATTATAAATCACCTGTTTGCAGGGAGCGATATACGTTCCAAAACAGACCGCAAGAGGGCCTGGCAAACTGGAATGGCTCCCGTGCCTCTTATGGAGAAGAGGATTGAATAGGAAAGATCCAGTTTATTATCTCAAATCCGCTGTGAAAAATCAGCTTAAATTTGAGGACAACAAAGAGATGAGTGAAGCGAGATGTATTCCGTTCTTCTAACATACTTTAGATCGTCTGTCTATAATTTCCACTGCGCTATGTGCGAATTTAGATTCGCTCCGACGATGCAGTAGTACGTTACCGAGTCTGGCAGCCAGATTAACGAGCCTGCTTCAATTCAATTTCTGTTTTCTGCTCCTCACCATTCCTCAGGTAAATCAGTTCGACGATATCTCCAACATCGTGCAACTTCATTACCTCCCGCAGTTCGGCGTTGTTTTTCACGTCCGTTCCGGCCACGGAAATAATGAGGTCTCCCAGGATCAATTCCGTTTGAGTGGTGCGGGTAGGCTGCAAACCCACCTCGGCAGCGCCCATTCCTTCGAAAACTCTGTCAAAAAGAATTCCTCTTCGGGGTAAGAAACCTTCTCGAACCAGGGTGATGGTCCACGTTTCAGCGATAGGATGTATGCCCAAGTCTGGCGTGCTAAGTACTCCATCTTCAATTAGATCCGGCACGACTTCATTAACAGTGTTCACAGGAATTGCAAAACCAATACCGGCTGAATTCCCCGTATCGCTGTAGATCGCCGAGTTGACCCCGATCAAACGGCCAGCACTGTCGAGCAAGGG is part of the Polystyrenella longa genome and harbors:
- a CDS encoding STAS domain-containing protein, which translates into the protein MNDPQATAFNVSHQDDITILSVKERFRSLDELHIYEMSTQLIDLARNMEPPLLVIDLSGVTYFGSSFLEILFRVWHQLRKREGELVLCSLQEHCEEVIRISNLDQLWKQFPDLLDAVEYLQSQYTE